In Lysobacter firmicutimachus, one genomic interval encodes:
- the rlmE gene encoding 23S rRNA (uridine(2552)-2'-O)-methyltransferase RlmE: MATRSKSSHRWLKEHFSDPFVKKAKAEGLRSRAAYKLEELVERDRLLRPGMVVVDLGAAPGGWSQWVRQELDRLNPKQPGRIIALDILDMPGLAGVEFLHGDFREDAVLSQLEATLGGQAVDLVLSDMAPNMSGVDAVDLPRAMHLSELAMDFADRHLKVDGTFLIKLFQGVGFDEYVRELRRRYAKVSIRKPAASRKRSPEVYALAQGKRATAA, encoded by the coding sequence ATGGCGACCCGCAGCAAATCCAGCCATCGCTGGCTCAAAGAGCACTTCTCCGACCCCTTCGTGAAGAAGGCCAAGGCCGAGGGCCTGCGCTCGCGCGCGGCCTACAAGCTGGAGGAACTGGTCGAGCGCGACCGCCTGCTGCGGCCGGGCATGGTGGTGGTCGACCTCGGCGCCGCCCCGGGCGGCTGGTCGCAGTGGGTCCGGCAGGAGTTGGACCGGCTGAATCCGAAGCAGCCGGGCCGGATCATCGCCCTGGACATCCTCGACATGCCCGGTCTGGCCGGGGTCGAGTTCCTTCATGGCGATTTCAGGGAGGATGCGGTGTTATCGCAGTTGGAAGCCACCCTGGGCGGGCAGGCGGTGGACCTTGTGCTGTCCGACATGGCCCCCAATATGAGCGGTGTGGATGCGGTGGACCTACCGCGGGCGATGCACCTTTCGGAGCTGGCGATGGATTTCGCCGACCGGCACCTGAAAGTCGACGGCACGTTCCTGATCAAGCTGTTCCAGGGCGTCGGCTTCGACGAATACGTGCGCGAACTGCGCCGACGCTACGCCAAGGTCTCGATCCGCAAGCCGGCGGCCTCGCGCAAGCGGTCGCCGGAGGTGTACGCATTGGCGCAGGGCAAGCGCGCAACCGCCGCATGA
- the yhbY gene encoding ribosome assembly RNA-binding protein YhbY, whose translation MPTLLTSAQTRFLRGQAHDLKAMLQVGGKGVTDALIAEIDLALEHHELIKVKVGAEDREARDSLIAEIADRTGSALVQRIGHTAVLYRPSKDKRQIVLPRA comes from the coding sequence ATGCCAACCCTGCTGACCTCCGCCCAGACCCGTTTCCTGCGCGGACAGGCCCACGATCTCAAGGCCATGCTCCAGGTCGGCGGCAAGGGGGTGACGGACGCGCTGATCGCCGAAATCGACCTGGCGCTGGAGCATCACGAGCTGATCAAGGTCAAGGTCGGCGCCGAAGACCGCGAGGCCCGCGACTCACTTATCGCTGAGATCGCCGACCGCACCGGCTCGGCCCTGGTCCAGCGCATCGGCCACACCGCCGTGCTCTACCGCCCGAGCAAGGACAAGCGCCAGATCGTGCTGCCGCGGGCCTGA
- a CDS encoding Mth938-like domain-containing protein yields the protein MLLSLETPDHEFFLRGADGRVALVNDRRIERSFVLAPNRLIEDWAVGDVRTLSIDDLAPLLELQPELIVLGCGASQAFPPPATLAACLGRGIGLESMTNAAAARTFNVLAGEGRRVVAGFVLGA from the coding sequence ATGCTCCTGTCACTCGAAACCCCCGACCACGAGTTCTTCCTGCGCGGGGCCGACGGCCGGGTCGCGCTGGTCAACGACCGCCGGATCGAGCGCAGCTTCGTGCTGGCGCCGAACCGGCTGATCGAGGATTGGGCGGTCGGCGACGTGCGCACGCTGAGCATCGACGACCTCGCCCCCCTGCTCGAGCTGCAGCCGGAGCTGATCGTGCTCGGCTGCGGCGCCAGCCAGGCATTCCCGCCGCCGGCCACCCTGGCCGCCTGCCTGGGTCGCGGGATCGGCCTGGAAAGCATGACCAACGCCGCCGCCGCGCGGACCTTCAACGTGCTCGCCGGCGAAGGC